The Pseudanabaena sp. PCC 6802 genomic interval CCCAAAGCCCATGAGTAAACCTATGTTCTAGCAATCCCTGCACGGCTAAAGAGAGCAGACTGAGAAGTATTAACAAGAATGCAATTGGTATAGTCACCCGCTTTTGCTTAAACATCTGTGGGAAAGGTATAACTGTCAAGAGATAGGCGATCGCTAAGACGAGTAAAACATAGGTAGGGAAAGAGTGGCGGATCATGCTGCCCAAAGCCCGATTTGCCATGCCTGTGGCTGAGATATAAAAGATCGTCCAGCTACAAAAATATAGACCCAAGCGCTGTTTCCAGGTCTGGTCTTTTTTAAGGGTGGCGATCGCGATCTCAACGAGCAGGCAAATGAGGAAAACACCCAGACTAAATGGGATAGTTAGACGACTGAATTCATCGCTGTAGGGAAAGTGCAAGCCACCAAACTCTGCTAGTTTCAGGTCTGGATCTAGCCCCCGCGAAAATAATTTTGCCATCCATTGAAAAAACCACGGTCTGGATAACACAAAGTAGTCGGGAATGACCCACCAGCCATTGCGAGTGCTTTGCATGTAAAGATCCCAATAGCCAAATCGCCATTGACAAAAGACAAAGAACAGCAAACCACCCAGCATTGAAATAGCAGCGATCGCAAAATACTTGAGATTATCTTTCACCCAGACGCGCAGACCTGAGAGGCTCCACTGGGGCTTGGGTCGGTTAATTAAGGCAATCAAAGGGAAGAGAGCCAGTGGCAAGCCAACCAGTCGAGTGGCCGACATCATAAATCCACTAATTGCTGCCCATACCCAGGCTGACTTTTGGGGTGCATCTGTCCAATAAATCAGTCCCATTAAACTGACCAGGAATAAAGGCTCGGAATAGGCGGCAACTAAGTAAAACGAGCCTGGATGTACTAGAATCGCCACAATGCTACCCACGACGAGCTGCTTGGGAATTTGCAGGCGATCGAATAACAATAGTAAATACGTCCAGAATCCCCAGCCTGCAAGCTGAGCTGTTAGCAATAAGGAGTGTTCTGTAGATAGTTTGAGAATTTGTTGAACCAGGAAAGCTAATGCTGGATAGCCAGGAAAAAAAGAAACATTAGAATACTTCCCCCACTCGCTCATGTCCGGTGGAATCGTAGTGAAATATCCGTTATTAATGATATTGGCGTACCAGAGGCTGTCCCATTCAAATAATGTGAGATACGACTTAGCCAGCGAACTCCTGCCTGATAACCAGCACGCAACGGCTATTTGCAGCAAGGTAATGGCTAATGCCCACAAACTAGCTTGAACTACTACTTTAGAGCTAATCTTAGCCCAGTTCGGCTTATTTGGATCGTTGGGATGGCTCGGCGATCGCAATGCAGAGTCTAATTTTGTTTCCATGTTCGCGTAGTTCTTCCTATCAATCTCAATAATTCCACAATTGTTAAGATTAGCGATCGGGATCGCACGATTTAGTTGATGTGCTTTATTTACGAGCATTATGGCCAGGTTTAGCTAAAAGTTGTCGCTTTTTATGGATAGAGTTCCGACAAAACCTGCACCGACATCAACTATCTGGCGTTTTCACTTCTGTATTCGTAATAGTATTAGCCAGAAGTGTTTGCGCTTGCAGAGGTTTGCGCGCCCAAAGGTTGTATTTCAAGATGCAATAAATTGCCCTGAACCCGTCTTTCCAGCCAATCTTCTTGCCCTCCTGATACGTGCGCCCGTAGTATGAAATCCCCACTTCATAAATGCGGCAGTCCATTTTGGCTACTTTAGCTGTAATCTCCGGTTCAAAGCCAAACCGCTTTTCCTCAATCTCAATTGCTTGAATGACTTCGCGGCGAAAGGCTTTGTAGCACGTTTCCATGTCTGTAAGGTTGATATTTGTAAACATGTTGGAAAGCGTAGTTAAAAACTGATTGCCCACCATGTGCCAGTAGTAGACCACGCGGTGCGGCTGACTGCCGACAAAACGCGACCCAAATACCACATCGGCTTTACCATCGACGATTGGTTGCATCAGCACGGGATACTCCTGCGGATTGTACTCCAGATCCGCATCCTGCACGATCGCTATATCCCCCGTTGCCAAGGCAAATCCCGTCTTGAGTGCTGCCCCCTTACCCATATTTTTGTCATGGAAAATCACCTTATCTACGATTGGCACGATCTGGTCTGCTAATATTTCCCTGGTGCCATCGGTAGAACCGTCATCCACTATGATAATTTCGCAGTTTTCTACAGGTGATGCCTTAATCGCTTTTACGACCGTAGAAATCGTTTTAGCTTCGTTATAGCACGGTACAATGACGCTTAGCTTCATCTGCGATACCAATGCAATCCTCCTCCAAGCTCGTACAATCTTTACCCAGGACTATTTATTTCTGGCTACCCATGCTGGCCATATGCTTAGGCTATAGCTTCTTGGGACGCTACTGGCGCGTTGTTTATGTTAATTATATTAACCAGGACTCGCCGACTAGATTTACTCTAATGCTAATCATAATGGCGATCGCTGGCATATGGTCTTTGCCAATTGGGTTTGGGGGAATAATCGGGGCTGTGGTTGCCATAGTCTATACTTTTGCCACTGAGGGGACGAATACAGGCTTAATTGCCCTCGTTGTAGCTGCTGCGACGATCTGGCTGGGTTTTCAGGAAACCGATACGGAAAAAGATGCAGATCGGCGCATTACCTGGCAAGAATGGCTTGCCTTAGTCGTGACTGCGATCGCACCCTTAGGTTTGGCAGCAGCGGTATTTAGATTTACTTCAGATATTATGTCTGGCGCGATCGTGGGTATAATCGCTGGCGCAGTTACAGTCATCGGTGCCCAGATTAAATCCTCAGCGCTGACCCGCAAACAGGCATGGCAGCTATTTACCGCACTGGCGATCGCCAGTTTAGCGATCGGATTTATTTACGGTATCTTTACTTATCGATACCTGCCGCCCGGATAAAGTTTTAAATTTTAAGACTCTGTCATCTCGTCTGGCACCGTGCGTGCATTTATATGCATTACCATGCTTAATCCCACATTCTCAGGCTAAAGTATGAACTCCATCGAACCAACTAAAATATCGATTAACTTGACGTTAAATCCTAAACGGCTCTCCATCGGGTTTACGATTCTCGTCCTTGCGATTTCATACTTTACTTATTTTCACAACTACGCCTATCCACCAGCAGGTTATTGGGATGAGAGTTACCACATTGCCAGCGCTCAGAAATATTTAAACGGCATTTTCTTTATGGAGCCGCACCCACCGTTGGGTAAGATGCTGCTAGCTCTAGGCGAAAAAATCTTCCACGCTAACCCTACGAATAATGACTTTATCGGTACGGACTTCGCTAAGGACTTACCAGCAGGTTTTTCCTTCGCCGGTTACCGCTTTTTCCCCGTCCTGCTATCCTGGCTGGCTGCCCCTTTACTGTTTTGGGTGTTTCTACTACTAACTGAGAATCATTTTTTTGCCCTCCTCCTCAGCAGTTTCTACCTATTTGATAACGCTTTGATCGTGCATCTACGCGGTGCAATGCTAGAGGGCATTTTGCTCTTTTTCTTGTTATTAACCATACTGTTTTGCCTTTTGAGCGTGAAATGGCGCGATCGCCCCAAGCAACTATTTATTGGTGCTGCCTGCTTTGGTATTGCCCTCGGCTTATTAGTCACCACCAAGGTCACTGGGTATATTGCCCTACTCCTATTGCCAATTGTCCCAACCAGGCTGTGGCCGGACTGGCGGCAAGCACTGCGTTACCTGGGTATTAGTTTTGCTGGCTTTGCGATCGTGTTTGTCACGGTATGGCAGTTGCATTTCTCCATTGCCTCGCACATCAATCCACCCCTCTCCCACGAGGGCTACTACGACGCTTCGCCCGCCTACAAACAAATTCTTGATGAGGGACGCACTAGTTCGTTGCTATCTTTTCCGGTCATGCTGCGCGACTCGTTCAACTTTACGCGCATCTACAACAGCTACGTTCCCAAACTGGATCTATGCCACAAAGATGAAGGGGGTAGCCCGTCGTTCTTTTGGCCGTTAGGCGCGCGCGCCATCAACTATCGTTGGGAAACCCCCGATGGCAATACCTACCGCTACCTTTACCTACAGGTTAATCCAGTAATTTGGGCATTTGGTTTATTGGGTCTGATTTGTTCCGGCTCTTTACTGCTCGGTTCTATGTTTCTGGGCGTGCCGTTACAAAATAGTTTGATTATGGGGATATTCATGTCCATGTACTTGGCGTATATGCTCGTGATGACTCAAATTGGGCGCGTCATGTACCTGTATCACTATTTTCCACCGCTGATATTTAGCTTTTTACTGTTTGGCATGTCATTGGTAGAAATTAAGAAACTATTCAAGTGGGACGTGGGTGACACACCCAAGACCATATTTATGTCCGTAGCGGTTGTCTTTATCTTTTTATCCTACAGTTTCTTTAGTCCCCTCACCTATTACAAACCCATTGACGATTTTGAATTTCAAAAGCGCATGATTTTCCCGCTGTGGCAATTGCGCTGCGTTAAATGCGAACCTCAACCCGTCTTAGTTCTAACTGAACCCCAAGAAAGCAGCCAATCAGCGGCACCAGACCCATCAGACACCTAATTTCTAAATTAATTAAGCCAAAATTTTAACTTTTGTTAAGCTTGCAAACTGGTGTTAATTTCTTCAACATAGTCGGGTACTATCTGGGAGCTTAGTTTTAGGCAGTTATTTTTCATTTGTAACTTTTAAATCTTTGGGCTTTTCTCTAGGGGTCATTAGGGGTAATTATGTCTAATCGAAATCAAAGGCAAATTAACCAATTCTTTGCAAATTTGATCGCCAAAATCAGGAAATGGCTGATTAAAATTGGCAGCCCCTTCAGGATTAGTCGGCGCTTTGTCCGCAGTTTGTTTAACCAAACCAGAGGCACGGGCAAAGCTAAACGCGGTACGCAAATGGGTTTTGTTTTGCCCACAGTGGTAATGGTGACAACCGTCGTCACCCTGCTGGTGGTGCTGATGGTAGCCAGATCCTCAGAGCGCGCCAGAACTGCATCAAACGCTAGAGTCGAACAGGCAGTCAGGTTAGCTACCACCCCAGCGGTTGACCGCGCCAGAATTAAGCTCGATGCTTTACTGAGCGAGCCATCGCTCGGTAGAGGCGCTCCCCCTGATGAAACGCTTTACGACACGATTAAGTCCAGCGAAAGATATACATTTAACGATGAGATCCGCCTCCAACTCCTGAGCGAGTCGCCAGTTGACCTTTCCGATGTAGCTTCGACTGATGCCTATAAGGTTTCCAACACGGCTTGGAAGTACCCCATCGACACGGATAACAATGGTCTGTTTGACTCCATGGCTGTTTACAGCATCCAGTTCAGGGCGCGGCCTCTCACGGCTACATCAAGAGGTGTAGCTGTGACAGAAGCTCGCACGCCACCCATGGATGAAAACAATCTTACGGGTGAGTGTCAATTTGCTTCCGGTGGCGGTCAAGCATCGGGTTGGTTCAATCGCGGTGGCAAGCTCAAAAAATCATTTTTTGTCTATGCCGCTACCGTACCGATTACACAGCTACCCATGCCCGGTGCAACCGCCGATGTTAGTAGATACGAAATTTACAAGGGCAACCAGGGATTTAGCGCCTTAGAGTTGCAGCAAGACCGCGCTCGCGAAGGTCTCAACAATACGTCAGTGTGGTTTGAGAACGATCTGGAGCTTTCGCAAGCACCCGCTTTTCGACTGAATGGCAAGGTGTTTACTAACGCCAACCTGATGATCAGCGCGCGTCCGGGCGACTCCGCACAGTTCTACCAGATTAGCAGTCCTTTTTCTTGTCAATACAAAGAAGAAAATTCGCAAGTGTTGGTAGCAGGCAATGTGGTCTTTGGCGATGCCATGACTATCGATACCAGCACAATTAATCCAGTTGACTTTGACCTCTTCCAAGGTGAAAGTACTCCACCCACTAGCAATACTGCTGACACTAAAATTAATACTAGTACGCGCACCGTTAATAATACTGGGCCGGAAGCGGCATCCAATGACTTTGCTTACACCAGACGCCTCGATGCCCTGGTGCAAGCTGCCCAAGCCCGCACTGTAACGCCTAAATACCCCGACTCAGTACAAGATGACATCGATACCAACGGGGTCTTGGAAGCTGACGCGCTCAGAACCTATTTTAAAAATCGCTTGCGAAAAGTGCCATTTAAGGAAGTATCCTTCGGCAGTAGTGACTCTGTTATTTTGGGTGGCTGGAATTCAACAGGTTCTAATAGTATTGCTAGTTTCCTCAGTGGAACAGGCGGGACATATTCCGGCAGTTCGGTTAACAGCGGTAATGGCGTAGTAGATGTCGGTGGAGGCAAAATTGAATTCGTGCCACCGGAAAAGTGGGTAATCCCACCATATAATGCTGCTCCTGGAGGTTATGCCATCGGGCAGGGTGTTAGTTTTCCAGATGATACTGCCAACTTAACTTTTGCCACTGGTAACCTCCCAGCAACCGATCCAAATACAAGGAAGGCTAATTTTGACAAGCAAGATCGTTTGGGCGATCGCGTTTTAGTCGGCAATAACTTGCCAGCACTGTGGTACAAGTCCGACGAGGCGAACAAATTTGCGGACAGAACCATCGACTACAAGCTCGGTGATAACAAGAACTGGAGCGATACAGGTTTACCACGTACAATTAACACAAGGGTAGATACTCTCGCCGATCTGGGCGATCCAAGCCGAGGAGGTTATTGGGAAAAGCAAGCAGCCGCTTCACCTACATCTGCTGACGATCCTAGTAATATCGATGTCGCTAATCGCACTTGCTCTACTACTGGCGGTTGTAACGAGATTTCACCTGTGCGCGGCGGCTTGCGCGCGATCACTGGCGCGGGGATTTTCAGCCGTCAGACATCGCAGTCTTTTCTACCCGCACCACCCAGTTTGACCAGCGCTACCAATACTAAAATCGATGTGGTTGCTGGAATTGCGATAGACGAATCCAAGCTCAACGCCGATTCAACTTCCACCGATGCGACATTGAAGGCTGGTTTTGTGGTGTGGCCCGACTCCATGCCCATGACAGGTGCTGTGAAATGGAGTGGCAGTGCCTACCAGCGTTGGGATGGCAGTGCCTGGACTACCACAGGTGGTAGCAACACGGACTACAGCAATCCGCTCGATAGCACTGGGGTGGCAAAAAAAGGCGACCTGCAAATGCGGGCTACTGCCGTTTACCACTACAAAACCAGCGTCTACGATCCCCTCACGCCTGGTACGTATCAAACCCCAGTTGCCTGCGTCAGCAGCTACTACGATCCCTCCACAACGGACACAGCTAAAAATGGCAAATACGGCGTTACTAGCCTGCCATATAACTACGATGACAAGGGGCGATCTAACAATGGCATTACCTATGCAGTCGGTCAAACCGCTGTTAACATCACTAGCGGTATTGGCTATGAAAGCTCTGGTACTTACCAAGGGTTCTTTAAAAATGGCAGCAGTTATGGAGAACCAAACCCCGTTGGCACGACTGGGAACCTAGCTGCACGACTGGTTTATCAGGCAAACCTGGTCTATCCCAATGGCAGATTTGTCAACCCGCAGTTGCGCTCCGCATTGTACAAAGCTGCTACCACTGGTAGCGGCAGCATTGCCGCCGGTCAACTTTCCTTGTCAGAACAAGCAGCCGTGGACTCCAGTCTGTGCGCCCTGCAAATTTTGGATGGTACGCTCACGGTCAGCACAACACCCACTAGTGGAGTGAACGTACCGCACGGTACTTTCAAAGAATCTACTTTCCTCGACGGTAGAGAGGTAAAATCGCTCAATCAAGATGAATCTCTCAGCGGTAGCGATCCCAGTCTCTACGACCTCGAAATCGAGCAGCGCCAACCCATAGAAATTCGCGCTACAGATATTGACTTCAATCTCTTGCGCAGTAGCACCGTGGCGGGAGCGATTAATAATGACAGTACGAATGGCATTCCCACCGAATATTTATTGCCCTACAGCGGCATAATCTACGCATCTCGCGATGATGCTCTCGAAGATCTCAGCGACAGCTCGACTACGCTCGATTCGAGGGAACAACTCAGTCCCACCGACTTTCTTCTCGATCCCACCCGTCGCCCCAGTTCGATCAGACTGATTAATGGTTCCAGACTGTGGCGCGGTACTGGTACCTCGCAACCCCCTTGGTCGCAAGCTACCAGGGGCGAAAAGGGCTTGGTGCTTGCCACTAATCTGCCAGTGTATATCAAAGGAAACTTTAACCAGCACACCCAGCAAGAGTTTTCAACACCTCTAGCTGCTGACTGGGATAACTTCTACGATCGCAACGATCTCAATAATAACTTTGCCTGTCGTCCCAATTCTCCCAAGACTGGTTGTTCGACTGGTGACGAATGGCGGGCTGCCACCATCATTGCCGACGCGCCTACGGTTCTATCTGCCAACTCCGTTGATGGTTATCGCATTGATGGCGACTTCGATCTGAGGAATAATGCCGACACCTCATCGGTTAGCAGTACTGTCGCCCAAAGCCGCCTCAGAATGGGTCTGTGGAACAATAACTTTGTTGCCAATACTGACTATCTCAACAGTAATAACATCGGTACGGGTGGTAGCCCGGAACTGTATGCCGATGTGTTCCCTGGCGATCGCAAAACCACTTACCTTGCCAACGGTACCACCCCCGTACAACGGCGCGGTAATTCCTACGAGTACAGTATGGAAATTTGCCGGAAGCTGCCTGCATCGGAGTGCGGGCCTAATGACTGGACGGGTGTTGGCGCTGGAACGACCGTCATGCCTACCCTGGATGGCACTCCCACCGCCACCGAACCCTGGGGTACCGGATCTAATGCTACGCCCAGCAGCTCTTTGCGCTACATTCACCCGGACGATCTGCGCTTCCCGCGTCGCGTTCACTTTATGCGCAGTAGCGACTTGTTTGACGATGGCAGCAAAGCGCTGGTCATGACCAGTACTTGCGATACGGCTCAAGCTAGTTACCCAATTCCAATTGGAGTAACCAACGGCAATGCCGCATCTGGCGGCACGACCTATGGCTATCTCAATACAGCCACAGCTTGCGATGCGGCAGCAAGCTCCGCTTCTGCCAGTTCCGAATCTGCCAGTTCCGAGTCTGCGAGCGTTTCCTCGGCGAGCGTCGCCTCTGTCAGTTCTGCGTCTGCTAGCAGTGCCTCCTCTGTCTATGTATCAGCTAGCGCCTCCACCGCTAGCGAAAACTCTGCCAGTGTTTCTTCGGCCAGCCGATCTTCTGCGAGTTCTGCTTCTGCCAGTGTTTCTTCGGCCAGCAGTGCTTCGCGCAGCAGTCTTTCTGCTGCAAGCGCCTCTGCCAGTAATGCCTCGGCGAGCAGTGCCTCCTCCAGAGCTTCCAGCGTCTCGGCCAGCAGCGCCTCTGCCAGTAGTGCCTCTGCCGCTAGTCTTATCTCTGCTAGTGCTTCGCGTAGCAGTACCTCAGCAGCTAGTAGCGCCTCAATTAGTAGTGCCTCTTCTGCTAGCAGCGCCTCGCGTAGCAGTGCTTCGCGTAGCAGTGCTTCCGCTGCATCTAGTCTCTCAGCCAGCTCCCTCTCGCGCAGTTCTGTCTCTGCTAGTGCTTCACGTAGTGTTGCCTCTGCTGCCAGCAGTGCCTCACTTAGCAGTGCTTCCGCTGCATCTAGTCTCTCAGCCAGCTCTCTCTCTCGTAGTGCTTCAG includes:
- a CDS encoding glycosyltransferase family 2 protein translates to MKLSVIVPCYNEAKTISTVVKAIKASPVENCEIIIVDDGSTDGTREILADQIVPIVDKVIFHDKNMGKGAALKTGFALATGDIAIVQDADLEYNPQEYPVLMQPIVDGKADVVFGSRFVGSQPHRVVYYWHMVGNQFLTTLSNMFTNINLTDMETCYKAFRREVIQAIEIEEKRFGFEPEITAKVAKMDCRIYEVGISYYGRTYQEGKKIGWKDGFRAIYCILKYNLWARKPLQAQTLLANTITNTEVKTPDS
- a CDS encoding phospholipid carrier-dependent glycosyltransferase codes for the protein MNSIEPTKISINLTLNPKRLSIGFTILVLAISYFTYFHNYAYPPAGYWDESYHIASAQKYLNGIFFMEPHPPLGKMLLALGEKIFHANPTNNDFIGTDFAKDLPAGFSFAGYRFFPVLLSWLAAPLLFWVFLLLTENHFFALLLSSFYLFDNALIVHLRGAMLEGILLFFLLLTILFCLLSVKWRDRPKQLFIGAACFGIALGLLVTTKVTGYIALLLLPIVPTRLWPDWRQALRYLGISFAGFAIVFVTVWQLHFSIASHINPPLSHEGYYDASPAYKQILDEGRTSSLLSFPVMLRDSFNFTRIYNSYVPKLDLCHKDEGGSPSFFWPLGARAINYRWETPDGNTYRYLYLQVNPVIWAFGLLGLICSGSLLLGSMFLGVPLQNSLIMGIFMSMYLAYMLVMTQIGRVMYLYHYFPPLIFSFLLFGMSLVEIKKLFKWDVGDTPKTIFMSVAVVFIFLSYSFFSPLTYYKPIDDFEFQKRMIFPLWQLRCVKCEPQPVLVLTEPQESSQSAAPDPSDT
- the hpsA gene encoding hormogonium polysaccharide biosynthesis protein HpsA, which produces MSNRNQRQINQFFANLIAKIRKWLIKIGSPFRISRRFVRSLFNQTRGTGKAKRGTQMGFVLPTVVMVTTVVTLLVVLMVARSSERARTASNARVEQAVRLATTPAVDRARIKLDALLSEPSLGRGAPPDETLYDTIKSSERYTFNDEIRLQLLSESPVDLSDVASTDAYKVSNTAWKYPIDTDNNGLFDSMAVYSIQFRARPLTATSRGVAVTEARTPPMDENNLTGECQFASGGGQASGWFNRGGKLKKSFFVYAATVPITQLPMPGATADVSRYEIYKGNQGFSALELQQDRAREGLNNTSVWFENDLELSQAPAFRLNGKVFTNANLMISARPGDSAQFYQISSPFSCQYKEENSQVLVAGNVVFGDAMTIDTSTINPVDFDLFQGESTPPTSNTADTKINTSTRTVNNTGPEAASNDFAYTRRLDALVQAAQARTVTPKYPDSVQDDIDTNGVLEADALRTYFKNRLRKVPFKEVSFGSSDSVILGGWNSTGSNSIASFLSGTGGTYSGSSVNSGNGVVDVGGGKIEFVPPEKWVIPPYNAAPGGYAIGQGVSFPDDTANLTFATGNLPATDPNTRKANFDKQDRLGDRVLVGNNLPALWYKSDEANKFADRTIDYKLGDNKNWSDTGLPRTINTRVDTLADLGDPSRGGYWEKQAAASPTSADDPSNIDVANRTCSTTGGCNEISPVRGGLRAITGAGIFSRQTSQSFLPAPPSLTSATNTKIDVVAGIAIDESKLNADSTSTDATLKAGFVVWPDSMPMTGAVKWSGSAYQRWDGSAWTTTGGSNTDYSNPLDSTGVAKKGDLQMRATAVYHYKTSVYDPLTPGTYQTPVACVSSYYDPSTTDTAKNGKYGVTSLPYNYDDKGRSNNGITYAVGQTAVNITSGIGYESSGTYQGFFKNGSSYGEPNPVGTTGNLAARLVYQANLVYPNGRFVNPQLRSALYKAATTGSGSIAAGQLSLSEQAAVDSSLCALQILDGTLTVSTTPTSGVNVPHGTFKESTFLDGREVKSLNQDESLSGSDPSLYDLEIEQRQPIEIRATDIDFNLLRSSTVAGAINNDSTNGIPTEYLLPYSGIIYASRDDALEDLSDSSTTLDSREQLSPTDFLLDPTRRPSSIRLINGSRLWRGTGTSQPPWSQATRGEKGLVLATNLPVYIKGNFNQHTQQEFSTPLAADWDNFYDRNDLNNNFACRPNSPKTGCSTGDEWRAATIIADAPTVLSANSVDGYRIDGDFDLRNNADTSSVSSTVAQSRLRMGLWNNNFVANTDYLNSNNIGTGGSPELYADVFPGDRKTTYLANGTTPVQRRGNSYEYSMEICRKLPASECGPNDWTGVGAGTTVMPTLDGTPTATEPWGTGSNATPSSSLRYIHPDDLRFPRRVHFMRSSDLFDDGSKALVMTSTCDTAQASYPIPIGVTNGNAASGGTTYGYLNTATACDAAASSASASSESASSESASVSSASVASVSSASASSASSVYVSASASTASENSASVSSASRSSASSASASVSSASSASRSSLSAASASASNASASSASSRASSVSASSASASSASAASLISASASRSSTSAASSASISSASSASSASRSSASRSSASAASSLSASSLSRSSVSASASRSVASAASSASLSSASAASSLSASSLSRSASASSASVSSASSASNASVSSASSASSASASSASSASRASLSASSASSASRSSASAASVSASSASVSSASAASASASNASRSSASSASVASASASSASSSSRSASSASSSSLSSSSLSASSASSSSRSVASASTSSASSSLASSISSSVASSRSRAGAMLRPLTIAAVSKPSLAIASGGTMPRLPIAAMLPRVNMDLTNPLAALYTGPKLDGTSAAKDARSAPAKEYLGMTTGTNSFFGKTTPSTVARALWYRVVGDPNDDILSGSSDALGDPTKVRYDSSTTNRPLYIYTAAPGAGNSLSKSAAPKILLPDTLNFNVASNIGEVSTSGTYSLNATTALSASDYAICTTGAGSYLNRARKTADIAGSGSCSGLTQATTFLGGLRNISSEGTGLQALKTTRVITKTSIATEEIGLDETDGYPNVSVVVVNMPATIATTSDVTLTLKDTRTTKPKDTMFVLKLPNSTTIGKADPNPSTAGTSAAYGFKMKLNGVSPNNIFWVVGTSSSATLTLENTSKKDDASGNAIHRTVLMGNFIGDGAAPTIENNVEIRNGRFLGFSNAPVVVYQEDTTTPKTGSPAGSKPYQDPNGDPNAAIVAMTSDAEPLVLPVLQVHAPEVAISAAGTTTLAQDEGATNDEDARWVEVATDTEVNAYFVAGNTPSRAFVTYSASTNPAGFTAETGGGLHNFIRYMQSWRNTNSRISGGFIQSRRSVFATAPFSSTAPYTNLATAQDNASGNSSAITSLFGAASDGITRKYYQSLTNQALPFYRPPQRQWGYDVGLLTQPSDLFALRFSKASPDPNEFFREVGKDDPYIQNLLCALQPANATTTVTDSARKGIGTDAEIADYTVRALPGAVTCPTPTYNP